A genomic stretch from Moraxella nasicaprae includes:
- a CDS encoding D-alanyl-D-alanine carboxypeptidase family protein: MNNTILTKYKGIKLAIGFALISGASSASAFMVDNSQQKVVVKNTTSTAPVVSQRVYVQASPVAVQSKPAAVPSTTVVAQSTPAPQLSQSQTVQVVSSTQPAVSSQNYSTQSNNYSTQYGSNASSGYASTFDRLAISTNSSAVAVYDLQSGQPIYEKNIDATRSIASISKIMTAMVVLDAELDMREELTLIPSDLVGFKQASTNLKAGDRLTRSEFVLLALMKSENPAAKILARTYPGGYDAFISAMNQKAQSLGMYQTSFADSSGLNPRNVSSASDLIKMMKAVNSDPRYQSIRNFSTSPSYDFYITNFQSGDRTYKANNTNRLVRSGNYPIGVQKTGFIREAGYCVVMETNINNRPAIIVLLGGSNSNARWADAENILTELAYRH; the protein is encoded by the coding sequence ATGAATAATACAATCCTGACCAAATACAAAGGCATCAAGCTTGCCATCGGTTTTGCTCTGATTTCTGGTGCAAGTAGTGCGTCAGCATTTATGGTGGATAACAGCCAGCAAAAAGTGGTTGTCAAAAATACCACCAGCACAGCCCCTGTGGTTAGTCAGCGTGTTTATGTGCAAGCAAGCCCTGTTGCAGTACAATCTAAGCCTGCGGCGGTACCATCTACCACTGTGGTGGCGCAGTCTACGCCAGCACCGCAGCTTTCACAAAGCCAAACGGTGCAAGTGGTGAGCAGCACGCAGCCAGCGGTCAGCAGCCAAAATTACAGCACTCAGTCTAATAATTACAGCACACAGTATGGCAGTAACGCTTCTTCGGGTTATGCCAGCACTTTTGACCGTCTGGCAATTTCGACCAATTCATCAGCGGTGGCGGTTTATGATTTGCAATCTGGACAGCCAATTTATGAAAAAAATATCGATGCCACTCGCTCCATCGCCTCGATTAGTAAAATCATGACAGCAATGGTAGTGTTAGATGCTGAGCTGGATATGCGTGAAGAGCTGACCTTGATTCCATCAGATTTGGTTGGATTTAAACAGGCAAGCACCAATCTTAAAGCAGGCGACCGTTTGACTCGTTCTGAATTTGTGTTGTTGGCATTGATGAAGTCTGAGAATCCAGCAGCTAAGATTTTGGCTCGTACTTATCCAGGTGGTTATGATGCCTTTATTTCAGCAATGAACCAAAAAGCACAATCGTTGGGTATGTATCAGACCAGTTTTGCAGATTCATCAGGGCTAAATCCACGCAATGTCTCTTCGGCAAGCGATTTGATTAAAATGATGAAAGCGGTCAATAGCGACCCACGCTATCAAAGCATTCGTAATTTTTCTACTTCTCCAAGCTATGATTTTTATATCACCAATTTCCAAAGTGGTGACCGTACCTATAAGGCGAATAATACCAACCGTCTGGTTCGCTCGGGTAATTATCCAATCGGTGTTCAAAAGACAGGCTTTATCCGTGAAGCAGGCTACTGTGTTGTGATGGAAACGAACATCAATAATCGTCCTGCCATCATTGTCCTATTGGGCGGTAGTAACTCAAATGCTCGCTGGGCAGATGCTGAAAATATCTTGACAGAGTTGGCGTATCGTCATTGA